A part of Flavobacteriales bacterium genomic DNA contains:
- a CDS encoding response regulator transcription factor: MTDRIKAVIVDDEMHCIETLQWQLANYCPQVDVVDTFISPVKSLKFLMYHEIDLLFLDVEMPVLNGFDLLHALPKKDFALVFTTAYDEFAIKAIKHHAIDYLLKPIDRQELEQAVRTALQSKMELENRLEELMKEMEIDTHTKIAIPTPDGVELVDKSEIIHCESDSNYTHVYSAEGRRYTVAKTLKEIEEQIDSDQFIRVHQSHLVNFNHVERYHKSEGGKLIMSDQTEIPVSRRKRTELIERLH, translated from the coding sequence ATGACAGATAGGATAAAAGCAGTCATCGTAGATGATGAGATGCATTGCATAGAGACCTTGCAGTGGCAATTGGCCAATTACTGTCCACAGGTGGACGTGGTGGATACCTTCATCAGCCCGGTCAAGAGCTTGAAATTCCTCATGTATCATGAGATAGACCTTCTGTTCCTGGATGTGGAGATGCCTGTCCTCAATGGCTTCGACCTGCTGCATGCACTGCCTAAAAAGGATTTTGCTCTGGTATTCACGACAGCCTATGATGAGTTCGCGATCAAGGCCATCAAGCATCACGCGATCGACTACCTCCTCAAACCCATCGACCGACAAGAACTCGAACAGGCCGTGCGGACGGCCCTACAGAGCAAGATGGAGTTGGAGAACCGTCTGGAAGAACTGATGAAGGAAATGGAGATCGACACCCACACCAAGATCGCCATTCCTACCCCCGATGGTGTGGAACTCGTGGATAAGAGTGAGATCATCCATTGTGAGAGTGACAGCAACTATACCCATGTTTACAGTGCAGAAGGAAGAAGATATACCGTGGCCAAGACCTTGAAGGAGATCGAAGAACAGATCGATTCCGACCAGTTCATACGCGTACATCAGTCCCATCTGGTCAACTTCAATCATGTGGAGCGCTACCATAAATCAGAAGGAGGCAAGCTCATCATGAGCGATCAGACAGAGATTCCGGTCAGTCGAAGGAAGCGCACAGAACTCATCGAACGACTCCATTGA
- the mnmE gene encoding tRNA uridine-5-carboxymethylaminomethyl(34) synthesis GTPase MnmE, whose translation MRHLTDDTICAISTAPGVGGIAVIRISGPQASVHVNSIYSKDVKAQDPMTLSYGQIMDGEDILDDVIVARFQGPHSFTGEDVVEISCHGSVYIQERILQLLIAQGCRAATRGEFTQRAFLHGKMDLSQAEAVADLIASESRSAHRMAIQQMKGEFSQEIVTLRTKLIEFASLIELELDFSEEDVEFADRDDFKRLIRAIIHRVDELIESFQLGNVIKKGVPVAIIGAPNSGKSTLLNALLKEQRAIVSDIAGTTRDAIEDTVNIGGVTFRFIDTAGVRETEDQIENQGIAIALDKAKHAAIVIKLLDARQELLDEEERLYNHYFDHVGWRDDERTIRVLNKIDLTEGRDGLPQDAIGISALTGEGLNSLKDKLLERIEYDGTGQRDIVVSNLRHLHALQKTSEALHTVVKGMEQGISSDLLAIDIRKALHYLGEVTGEVTTDDLLGTIFSKFCIGK comes from the coding sequence ATGAGGCACTTGACCGATGATACCATCTGCGCCATCAGCACGGCACCCGGAGTGGGAGGTATTGCGGTGATACGGATATCGGGTCCTCAAGCGAGTGTTCATGTGAATTCGATCTACAGCAAGGATGTGAAGGCCCAAGACCCCATGACCTTGAGCTATGGTCAGATCATGGATGGAGAGGACATCTTGGATGATGTGATCGTGGCCCGATTCCAAGGCCCTCACAGTTTTACCGGGGAGGATGTGGTGGAGATCAGCTGCCACGGCTCGGTTTATATCCAAGAGCGAATTCTTCAATTGCTCATCGCCCAAGGATGTCGAGCGGCCACTCGTGGCGAATTCACCCAGCGTGCCTTCCTCCATGGTAAGATGGACCTCTCACAGGCCGAAGCCGTTGCCGATCTCATCGCCAGTGAATCCAGAAGTGCCCATCGCATGGCCATCCAACAGATGAAAGGCGAATTCTCTCAAGAGATAGTGACCCTTCGCACCAAACTCATCGAATTCGCTTCGCTGATAGAATTGGAGCTCGATTTCTCCGAAGAGGATGTGGAATTTGCCGATCGCGATGATTTCAAGCGATTGATACGTGCGATCATCCATCGGGTGGACGAACTCATCGAGTCCTTCCAGTTAGGAAATGTGATCAAGAAGGGCGTGCCTGTGGCCATCATCGGAGCGCCCAATTCAGGCAAATCCACGCTGCTCAACGCTTTGCTGAAGGAGCAGCGGGCTATCGTTTCTGATATTGCCGGCACTACACGGGATGCCATCGAGGATACGGTCAATATCGGTGGGGTCACCTTCCGGTTCATTGATACGGCCGGAGTGCGTGAGACCGAGGATCAGATCGAGAATCAAGGGATAGCCATAGCCCTGGATAAAGCCAAGCACGCGGCTATCGTGATCAAACTACTCGATGCACGACAAGAACTCCTCGATGAGGAAGAACGCCTTTACAATCACTATTTCGACCATGTGGGCTGGCGCGATGACGAGCGTACCATCCGAGTGCTCAACAAGATAGATCTGACCGAAGGACGCGATGGTCTTCCACAGGATGCAATCGGTATCAGTGCACTGACCGGAGAAGGGTTGAATTCGTTGAAGGACAAGCTACTGGAACGTATCGAGTATGATGGGACCGGACAGAGGGATATCGTGGTCAGCAATCTGCGCCATCTGCATGCCCTGCAAAAGACCAGTGAAGCCTTGCATACCGTTGTCAAGGGGATGGAACAAGGAATCAGCAGTGATCTATTGGCCATCGATATACGCAAGGCATTGCACTATCTGGGAGAGGTGACCGGTGAAGTGACTACCGATGACCTATTGGGGACCATTTTCTCCAAGTTCTGTATCGGCAAATAG
- the sucD gene encoding succinate--CoA ligase subunit alpha — MSVLVNKDSKIIVQGFTGSEGTFHAGQMIEYGTNVVGGVTPGKGGQSHLDRPVFNTVSEAVEKTGADVSIIFVPPAFASDAIMEAAEAGIKVIVTITEGIPVNDMVKANAYVKDRDCTLIGPNCPGVITADEAKVGIMPGFIFKKGSVGVVSKSGTLTYEAADQIVKAGMGITTAIGIGGDPIIGTTTLEAVKLFMADPETEGIVVIGEIGGDLEVKAARWIKENGTKPVVGFIAGETAPKGRTMGHAGAIVSGEDESAQAKKRIMRDCGIHVVDSPAQIGHRMAEVLGVTA; from the coding sequence ATGTCGGTACTCGTAAACAAGGATTCCAAGATAATCGTTCAAGGCTTCACAGGGAGTGAAGGAACATTCCATGCTGGTCAGATGATCGAGTATGGGACCAATGTAGTGGGAGGTGTGACACCCGGAAAAGGTGGGCAGTCCCATTTGGACCGCCCGGTCTTCAATACGGTCTCTGAAGCGGTGGAGAAGACAGGTGCTGATGTCAGTATCATCTTCGTGCCACCTGCATTTGCGAGTGATGCCATCATGGAAGCGGCAGAAGCAGGAATAAAGGTCATTGTCACCATAACCGAAGGTATTCCGGTCAATGACATGGTCAAGGCCAATGCCTATGTCAAGGACCGTGATTGTACCTTGATCGGGCCCAATTGCCCCGGTGTGATCACAGCGGATGAGGCCAAGGTCGGTATCATGCCCGGTTTCATCTTCAAGAAAGGATCAGTAGGTGTGGTCTCCAAATCAGGAACACTGACCTACGAAGCGGCCGATCAGATCGTGAAGGCCGGCATGGGAATCACCACCGCCATCGGTATAGGAGGTGACCCGATCATCGGCACCACCACCTTGGAAGCGGTGAAACTCTTCATGGCAGATCCAGAGACCGAGGGTATAGTGGTCATCGGAGAGATCGGAGGGGACTTGGAAGTGAAAGCCGCTCGTTGGATCAAGGAGAACGGCACCAAACCTGTAGTCGGATTCATCGCAGGAGAGACTGCACCTAAAGGACGTACCATGGGTCATGCAGGAGCTATCGTATCCGGTGAGGATGAATCGGCTCAGGCCAAAAAGCGCATCATGCGCGACTGCGGTATCCACGTGGTGGATTCACCCGCCCAGATCGGACACCGAATGGCCGAAGTGCTCGGGGTCACGGCATAG